One Helicobacter pylori NCTC 11637 = CCUG 17874 = ATCC 43504 = JCM 12093 genomic window, TCTTTAATCAGCGTAGAGGGTAATGTTGAAGGTTATGAAACTTTTAGCGACTCGCTTTTTTTGCTCTCTAAAGAAAGGATTGAAGAAGCCCTTCATTATTACCAGCCTAAAAAAGTCTATAATCTGAGTTATGGGGCGAAAATCAAGCATGCTGTTAGCCTTAATTACTCTCAAGTGAAATTGAAACAAATCAACAAACAAGACGCTACCGCTCGCATTAAAAGCATGTTTAGCCCTAGAGATAACCATGCTAAGGATTTAAACAATTTACAAAAAAATCTGATGAGTTTTAAAGAGGATTTTTTAAAATATTTAAACACGCCTTGTAAAACCAAGCAAGAAATATTTGAATGGGTGGATAATTTGAATGGGTTTTGCCAAACAGCCAGCGCTAAAACCCCCACTATAGGCATTTTATTTGAAGGGAGTATCGCTCATATTTTACAAAGCGTCTTAATCGTTTCATTGCATCTTAAAGAAAATGAGCTGACAAATTTTATCAACCACTCTCAAAACGCCTTAAAACAATTCCTTAAAAAAGCTTGTTTGTTATTGCAAATGCAACTCAAGCAACCATGATTTTCACTTTTACACTATAATAACAACCTTAAATCAAAGGGGTGTTCATGCCATACAATGAAATCACAAGGGTTCAAATCCCTGCCTTGATGCATTTAGCCAAGTTGGGCTATAACTTTATTTCTCAAAAAAATAAGCCTAACCTAGACACCGCCACCAATATTTTAATAGATAGTTTCACTCAAGCGTTTGAGTGCTCAAACCCTACTAAAAACGCAAAAGAAACGCTTGCTGAAATGAAAAAACGCTTGAATTATGATGATTTGGGCAAAAGCTTTTATGAATACTTGCTCAAAAGCGAGCATCAAATCATAGACTTTGATAACCCTAACAACAATCTTTATGAAATGATGGCTGAATTACCCTACAAATCCTTTAGGCCTGACATCACCCTTTTTATCAATGGCTTGCCTTTGGTGAATATAGAAGTTAAACAGCCTTTCGCCGAACAAGGCATTAAAGAAGAAAAAGATCGCCATATCCAACGCTATGAAAACCCTGAAAACAAAGTTTTTTATAACCTTGCGCAAATCTGGCTCTTTAGCGATAACTTACCCTATGATGAAAACAACCCCGATCAAGGCGCGTTTTATAGCGCTTCTTATTCGCCCATTTTCCAACGCTTTGTTGAAGCCAATAAGCTAGATATTACCCCCCCCCCCCCCCGAAAATGATGAAAACCATCAAAATCATCGATCGCTTGAAGAAATTCAAAAAAGCGTCTTAAACGAATTCAACCTCAAAAACACCGACTGCCCAAAAAGCCTTGAAAACACCCCCACAAACTCCCTTTTAACTTCGTTTTGCTCTCCAAAAAGGCTTTGCTTTATCCTAAAATACGGCATCAGTTTCTTAAAAGAAAAATCAGAGTTTAAAAAACACATTTGGCGTTATGCACAGATGTTTGCGAGCTTGAATGTTTTAAAAGAATTGCAAAAGCATTATGAAACGAACCTAAAAGATCCCCTAAAAGGCATCATCTGGCACACGCAAGGCAGCGGTAAAACCGCCTTAACCTACCATTTAACCAAACTCATAAAAGACTTTTTTAGCCCGCTAAACAAAAAGACTAAATTTTATTTTATTGTGGACAGGTTGGATTTATTGGAGCAAGCCAAAAACGAGTTTTTAAAAAGAGGCCTTTGTGTGCATGAGGCAGAAAATAAAGAGGATTTGAGCCAAAAATTAAAAAACTCTAGCGTTTTTGAAGGCCCTCAAGGGAATGATGAAATCATCGTTGTGAATATCCAAAAATTCAAAGCCCCCAATGAAGAAAAAGCCCCTAATGAAGACCTCTCTAGCGCTCCTAAAGAAATTATTTCTAAAACAGAATTACAAGAAGCGACAAAAGATAGCCACGATTTACAAAGGGTGTTTATCATAGATGAAGCCCACAGGAGCTATGACCCTAAAGGTTGCTTTTACGCTAATTTGATAGAATGCGACAAGACAGCCATCAAAATCGCCCTCACAGGCACGCCCCTATTAGAAGACAACGCGCAAGATAAAGCCACTAAAAACACTTTTGGCAACTACTTGCACACCTATTCTTATACAGAATCCATTAAAGACAAACACACCCTAAAACTCCAATTAGAAATCATTGAAAAGAGTTATAAAGAAAAACTACAAGCAATCTATCGACTTTTACAAGAAAGCATCACTATTGAAGACATAGAAGTTAAAAAAGAAACGATTTTTAATCATGAAAGATACATTAAAGAAATGCTCTCTTATATCATTAGAGATTTATTGGATTTTAGGCGTTTGAATGATGATGAACGCTTAAAGGCTATGGTGGTTTGTTTTTCAAGCAAGCAAGCCAGATTGGCTAATTGGCTTTTTAATGAAGTCCAAGAAAAAGTCTTACAAGAAAACCCTAACTTAAGGATTTTAAACAAACTCCAATTCAGTCTCATTTTGCATGACGAACAAGAAGTCAAAGAAAAGATTCATTCTTTTAAACATGAAGATACGGATATAGTCTTTGTGTTTAACATGCTTTTAACCGGCTTTGATTTACCCAGTCTCAAACGCCTTTATATCCACAGAGAATTAAAAGATCACAATTTGCTCCAAGCCCTAGCCAGAGTGAATCGCTCCTATAACAACATGTCTTTTGGCTATCTTATAGATTTTGTAGGGATTCAAGAGAATTTTGACAAAACGACTGATGATTACTTGAAAGAATTAAACCGATTCAATCAAAGCGGTGCCAATAGCGATTCTAACATCAAAGACATCTTTGCAGATTGTAAAACTTTAGAAGAAGACATTAAAAACGCCTATGATGATCTTTTTAATTACCCCATTGACGATATAGAGGGCATGACTAGCGCCATTGTTGGTATGAGCGCAATGAACGAGCTTGTAAAAGTTTCACGCGCCATTAACACGCTCAAAGAGCGCTACAATTTAATCCGCACTTCTAATGATGAAAAAATCCTTTCATTAAAAGAAAAAATTGATATTGAAAAGATCAATAAAATCTCTTCAATGCTTCATCAAAAAGCCAAACACCTCCATGCGTTAAAAAATATCAATGAGCCTAAAAACCCAAACGATTTAATTGTTTTAGAAGATCTCATCGCTCTTTTAGACTTTAAAATAGAGTTTAAAGAACGCAAAGAATTACGCTTTAAAGAACAAGAAGAAATTAGTGCCAAACAAAAGCAAGCTAAAGAGATTTTAGAAAAAATCCCGGATCAACAAGATAAAGAAATCCAAAAGTTTTACAAAGACTTTTCAAACCTGCTCCAAACGACCGCAACAAGCCAGAATTTTGAGGAAATTTCTCATTCCTATGATGCGATCATTTCACAACTCAAACAACACAAAGAACAAACCACCCACTTATTAAACAAATACGATAATGATTTATCGTATGCGATCACGCATAAACGCCTTCATAAGCGCCTTATGGAACAAAACATTTATAACCCAACGGGAATTTTCACGCTTTTAAGCACTCTAAAAAGCGCTATTGATGCGCGTATTTTTAAGCGTCAAGAAATCTTAAACGAAGAATATTACCTAAAAAATGCCATAAAAGCAGAATTAAATGACGCTTTCAAAAAAAACCCCTCCTTAAAAGATTTGGAAAAAGAAAAAGAACTTATCATTCAAACCCTTTTTAACGAACTCACACAAAACCACCATCAAGGAAATCCGCATGCCTAATAACGCTTTATTGCAAATCAAACAAAACACCCTAAGCCTCATTGATGATTTAAAAGTTACTTGCGCGAGTCTTGGTTTAGGGAACGACGGCAACGAATACAAGATCATCACGCAATGCTTTTTGTATAAATTCTTATGCGATAAGTTTGAATTCCTTTTTGAACAAGAATTCCCCAACCAAACGATACAAGATTACAAAGACTTTAACAAGGAAGAAAAAGAAGATTTCTTTATTACCTTAACCGATAAAAGACTCCCCAAACTCGCCTATGATGAGCTTTTAAGCTATCTTTTTGAAAAACATTTTAACGATAACGATTTACACCTAAAGCTAGACGCTATTTTTAATCGTATTTCTAGCAATAATGCCGAGCTTTTCAACACCACAAGCACGGACAAAACCACTATCGCCTTATTTGAAAGCATCTCACAATACATTAATGAAGAGTCTAAAAGGGCTAATTTTACAAGAGTTTTATTAGACAAACTCAAAAAATTTAATTTCAAACAAGCTTTTTTAAACTTACAAAACCAACAAGGCTATGATTTCTTCGCCCCCATTTTTGAATACTTACTCAAAGATTACAATAACGCCGGCGGAGGGAAATACGCCGAATACTACACCCCTTTAAGCATCGCTAGCATCATCGCTAAACTTTTAGTGAGCGAACCCACTCAAAGCGTCAAAATCTATGACCCAAGCGCTGGCACAGGAACGCTTTTAATGGCATTAGCCCACCAAATAGGCACGGATTCTTGCACCCTTTATGCCCAAGACATTTCGCAAAAATCCTTAAGAATGCTCAAACTCAACCTCATTTTAAACGACTTGACCCACTCTTTAAAAAACGCCATTGAGGGAAACACCTTGACCAACCCCTACCATTCTAAAGAATATAAGGGGAAAATGGATTACATCGTGAGTAACCCCCCTTTCAAGCTGGATTTTTCCAACGAGCATGCCGAGATTTCGCAAAACAAAAACGATTTTTTCTTAGGCGTGCCTAATATCCCTAAAAACGATAAAAGCAAAATGCCCATTTACACGCTCTTTTTCCAGCATTGCTTGAACATGCTTAGTAATAAGGGTAAGGGGGCTATTATCGTGCCAACCGGATTCATTAGCGCTAAAAGCGGGGTAGAAAATAAGATTGTCAGGCATTTAGTGGATGAAAGGCTCGTTTATGGGGTGGTTTGCATGCCCAGTCAAGTTTTTGCCAACACCGGCACTAACGTGAGCATCATCTTTTTTCAAAAAACGCCAAGCACCAATGAAGTGGTTTTGATTGACGCTTCCAAACTCGGCGAAGAATACACCGAAAACAAAAACAAAAAAACGCGCTTAAGAACAAGCGATATTGGTTTGATTTTAGAAACTTTTCAAAATAAAACCCCAAAAGCGGATTTTTGCGCCCTAGTTTCTTTTGATGAAATTACAGAAAAAAATTATTCTCTAAACCCCGGGCAGTATTTCATCATAGAAGACACGAGCGAGAAAATCAGCCAAGCGGAGTTTGAAAACTTGATGCAACAATATTCAAGCGAACTGACAAGCCTTTTTGATGAAAGCCAGAGCTTGCAACAAGAAATTTTAGAAACTTTAAAAGGGGTTAGGTTTGAGTGATAATAAAACATGTAATACTAAAAAAAATCAAATTGTAAAACTTGGCGATATATTAGAAGTTTTAACAGATTACCATTCAAATGGTTCTTACAAAACATTAAAAGAAAATGTTACATTACTAGAACAGCCAAATTTTGCTATTATGATAAGGACTACAAATTTTGAAAAAAATGATTTTAGAAAAAATCTAATTTACATAAACCAACAAGCCTATAATTTTTTATCAAAATCAAAAGTATTACATCAAGATATTTTAATCAATAAAATTGCTAATGCTGGAGCGGTATATTTTATGCCAAGATTAGACAAACCTGTTTCTCTAGGCATGAACTTATTTTTATTGAGAATTAAAAAAAACTATAATAAGTATTTTATTTTTTACATATTAAAATACAATGAAAAAAGATTAAGATTAATGGCAAAAGGGACAACTACAAAAACTATTACTAAAGATAATATTAAAATGTTTCAAATTTTATTACCACCACTAGAAACACAACAAAAAATCGCCCGCACGCTTTCTGTTTTAGATCAAAAAATAGAGAACAACCATAAAATCAATGAGCTTTTACACA contains:
- a CDS encoding DEAD/DEAH box helicase family protein → MFASLNVLKELQKHYETNLKDPLKGIIWHTQGSGKTALTYHLTKLIKDFFSPLNKKTKFYFIVDRLDLLEQAKNEFLKRGLCVHEAENKEDLSQKLKNSSVFEGPQGNDEIIVVNIQKFKAPNEEKAPNEDLSSAPKEIISKTELQEATKDSHDLQRVFIIDEAHRSYDPKGCFYANLIECDKTAIKIALTGTPLLEDNAQDKATKNTFGNYLHTYSYTESIKDKHTLKLQLEIIEKSYKEKLQAIYRLLQESITIEDIEVKKETIFNHERYIKEMLSYIIRDLLDFRRLNDDERLKAMVVCFSSKQARLANWLFNEVQEKVLQENPNLRILNKLQFSLILHDEQEVKEKIHSFKHEDTDIVFVFNMLLTGFDLPSLKRLYIHRELKDHNLLQALARVNRSYNNMSFGYLIDFVGIQENFDKTTDDYLKELNRFNQSGANSDSNIKDIFADCKTLEEDIKNAYDDLFNYPIDDIEGMTSAIVGMSAMNELVKVSRAINTLKERYNLIRTSNDEKILSLKEKIDIEKINKISSMLHQKAKHLHALKNINEPKNPNDLIVLEDLIALLDFKIEFKERKELRFKEQEEISAKQKQAKEILEKIPDQQDKEIQKFYKDFSNLLQTTATSQNFEEISHSYDAIISQLKQHKEQTTHLLNKYDNDLSYAITHKRLHKRLMEQNIYNPTGIFTLLSTLKSAIDARIFKRQEILNEEYYLKNAIKAELNDAFKKNPSLKDLEKEKELIIQTLFNELTQNHHQGNPHA
- a CDS encoding N-6 DNA methylase; this translates as MPNNALLQIKQNTLSLIDDLKVTCASLGLGNDGNEYKIITQCFLYKFLCDKFEFLFEQEFPNQTIQDYKDFNKEEKEDFFITLTDKRLPKLAYDELLSYLFEKHFNDNDLHLKLDAIFNRISSNNAELFNTTSTDKTTIALFESISQYINEESKRANFTRVLLDKLKKFNFKQAFLNLQNQQGYDFFAPIFEYLLKDYNNAGGGKYAEYYTPLSIASIIAKLLVSEPTQSVKIYDPSAGTGTLLMALAHQIGTDSCTLYAQDISQKSLRMLKLNLILNDLTHSLKNAIEGNTLTNPYHSKEYKGKMDYIVSNPPFKLDFSNEHAEISQNKNDFFLGVPNIPKNDKSKMPIYTLFFQHCLNMLSNKGKGAIIVPTGFISAKSGVENKIVRHLVDERLVYGVVCMPSQVFANTGTNVSIIFFQKTPSTNEVVLIDASKLGEEYTENKNKKTRLRTSDIGLILETFQNKTPKADFCALVSFDEITEKNYSLNPGQYFIIEDTSEKISQAEFENLMQQYSSELTSLFDESQSLQQEILETLKGVRFE
- a CDS encoding restriction endonuclease subunit S; this translates as MSDNKTCNTKKNQIVKLGDILEVLTDYHSNGSYKTLKENVTLLEQPNFAIMIRTTNFEKNDFRKNLIYINQQAYNFLSKSKVLHQDILINKIANAGAVYFMPRLDKPVSLGMNLFLLRIKKNYNKYFIFYILKYNEKRLRLMAKGTTTKTITKDNIKMFQILLPPLETQQKIARTLSVLDQKIENNHKINELLHTLAYKIYEYYFKYKPKNAKLEQIIIENPKSSIMVKNAQKTQDKYPFFTSGDNILSYPKAIIDGRNCFLNTGGNAGIKFYVGKASYSTDTWCICANEFSDYLYLLLSSIKNHINQSFFQGTSLKHLQKNLLKKYPIYMPSAHEIKKFNQIMMPLLTLISINTRTSKKLEQIRDFLLPLLLKQQVKPK